Proteins from a genomic interval of Dermacentor variabilis isolate Ectoservices chromosome 8, ASM5094787v1, whole genome shotgun sequence:
- the LOC142591391 gene encoding uncharacterized protein LOC142591391, whose protein sequence is MAQSTSSSATEVSGRGMSGSSRAASATLLGRGIRSTEKPGQDYQMILPTLPTGASVLHTVFLHGDVKARPYRVEHFRDALTRLSLMPEVVALGAYQMNHLWAVTFKDEEGKKRIIAADAFDVKDHRCVVVDPCDRGVRIKLYWLLHGVPDDDVRTALSPFGKVTEITRDRWRVQGCVDKWSTTRTVTIKLKVGVTAEDLPHQLRVAEDVALVHVPGRAPLCLRCRGIGHIRRECRVPRCGLCRRFGHDESQCVRTYATVTGPALKEDVTDHLMDVVDAVEAAGEGKETQPSVLTPLKKAITVNEEKSSDGWKDPWDDTVEPTNSIEVEVKEAKETCTSAEVTTGEKHETDDTVMPTSSSAPAKRLHEEADEQEEKDQETGNDEPPPKATPGRRPAFKPKAGVPAKRRSTTQTPPGLGKIVVGVWGLGFVGRMCVGRRHWALMSRKPWSTSLDRRVIVADGDLSRKIHILTLHALPRLRRLAGSLELEFPLDWLLAQEQEHLPGGGGGLP, encoded by the coding sequence atggctcagTCGACTTCCTCTTCAGCCACCGAGGTGAGCGGACGCGGAATGTCGGGCTCTTCACGAGCGGCTTCAGCGACCCTTTTGGGCCGCGGTATCAGGTCAACTGAAAAACCAGGTCAGGACTACCAAATGATTTTGCCAACGCTGCCAACAGGTGCGTCCGTTCTTCATACGGTTTTTTTACATGGTGACGTTAAGGCGAGGCCTTACAGAGTGGAACATTTTCGAGACGCTCTTACACGGCTGTCTCTCATGCCGGAAGTGGTTGCACTGGGTGCATATCAAATGAACCATCTGTGGGCGGTGACTTTCAAGGACGAAGAAGGGAAAAAGAGGATTATCGCTGCAGACGCGTTTGATGTCAAAGACCAccgctgtgtggtcgtcgacccGTGTGACAGAGGCGTCCGTATCAAGCTCTACTGGCTCCTTCACGGTGTACCTGACGACGACGTTCGCACTGCCTTGTCGCCTTTTGGAAAGGTGACTGAGATCACCAGGGACAGGTGGCGGGTACAAGGATGCGTTGACAAATGGTCAACCACCCGTACTGTCACTATCAAGCTGAAGGTAGGCGTCACCGCTGAAGACTTGCCCCACCAGCTGCGAGTGGCGGAAGATGTTGCGCTCGTGCACGTCCCTGGCAGAGCTCccctctgcctccgatgccgcggCATCGGGCACATCCGACGCGAGTGCCGTGTACCACGCTGTGGGCTTtgtcgtcgcttcggccacgaCGAGAGCCAGTGCGTCCGAACCTATGCCACAGTGACAGGCCCGGCATTGAAGGAAGATGTCACAGATCACTTGATGGACGTGGTCGACGCAGTGGAAGCCGCAGGCGAAGGGAAAGAGACCCAGCCTTCGGTTTTAACGCCCCTGAAGAAGGCAATCACTGTTAATGAAGAAAAGTCATCGGACGGCTGGAAAGACCCATGGGATGACACGGTGGAACCAACTAACTCAATAGAGGTCGAGGTAAAAGAGGCCAAAGAAACGTGCACATCAGCAGAAGTGACGACCGGTGAAAAGCACGAAACTGACGACACCGTGATGCCAACGTCAAGTAGTGCACCTGCTAAGAGGCTTCACGAAGAGGCGGATGAGCAAGAGGAAAAGGATCAAGAGACTGGGAATGACGAGCCTCCTCCGAAAGCTACCCCGGGACGCCGACCGGCGTTCAAGCCCAAGGCCGGCGTTCCTGCCAAACGCCGTTCTACAACCCAGACGCCTCCTGGGTTAGGAAAAATTGTTGTTGGGGTGTGGGGACTGGGGTTTGTGGGCAGGATGTGCGTCGGCCGTCGTCATTGGGCTTTGATGTCTAGAAAACCATGGTCCACCTCCCTAGACCGTCGAGTCATCGTAGCAGAT